The following proteins come from a genomic window of Candidatus Thorarchaeota archaeon:
- a CDS encoding class II fumarate hydratase, with amino-acid sequence MRKERDALGEVEVPAEAYWGVNTQRAIRSFRISGSTLPEEFILALAMVKKACLLANASSGAIDKQLADAVLKAVDEILVERKHLDQFPVDVYQAGSGTQTNMNMNEVLANRANEILGHPRGQKAPVHPNDHVNMGQSSNDVIPTAMHLAVLEMLNTDLFPALERLMQVLDSKVKEFRGVVKIGRTHLQDAVPIPLSTEFSVYRSQVMSSLSQLQEDREDLSVVPIGGTAVGTGINAREGFAADVVYHLSKLTRMPIRSSPVKAEGIASHAAIVRLSASLRTLALACMKMANDIRWMASGPRAGLGELILPANEPGSSIMPGKVNPTQSESLIQVCLRVIGNDETIALAEGFGSVLDLNVTKPLMASVILESIRLMSSGIESFVTHCLEGIRPNTDRISRQLQEGLMVVTRLAPLIGYDRAAEVARAAQESGRSIKQTVMEMGIMIDQDLDELLDPSKMV; translated from the coding sequence ATGAGAAAGGAAAGAGACGCCCTAGGTGAAGTCGAGGTACCGGCAGAGGCCTACTGGGGTGTCAACACCCAGAGAGCGATAAGGAGTTTCAGGATAAGTGGGTCTACTCTGCCAGAGGAGTTCATCTTGGCCCTCGCCATGGTGAAGAAGGCATGTCTGCTGGCAAATGCGAGCAGTGGGGCGATTGACAAGCAGCTTGCCGATGCGGTGTTGAAGGCAGTCGACGAGATCCTCGTGGAGAGAAAGCATCTCGACCAGTTTCCGGTCGACGTCTATCAGGCGGGGTCGGGCACCCAGACCAACATGAACATGAATGAGGTTCTTGCCAACAGAGCCAATGAGATACTGGGTCATCCGAGAGGGCAGAAGGCACCCGTTCATCCAAATGACCATGTGAACATGGGTCAGTCTTCAAACGATGTCATACCCACAGCAATGCACCTGGCAGTGCTGGAGATGCTCAACACGGACCTCTTCCCTGCCCTTGAGAGACTGATGCAGGTGTTGGACTCCAAGGTGAAGGAGTTCAGAGGGGTGGTGAAGATCGGTCGCACTCATCTTCAGGATGCAGTGCCAATTCCGCTGTCGACCGAGTTCTCAGTCTACCGCAGCCAAGTCATGTCGAGCCTGAGCCAACTGCAGGAGGACAGAGAGGACCTCTCGGTGGTGCCTATAGGCGGAACAGCTGTAGGCACAGGGATTAACGCACGAGAGGGGTTCGCTGCGGATGTTGTGTACCACCTATCCAAGCTTACCAGGATGCCCATCAGGTCCAGTCCGGTCAAGGCAGAAGGCATTGCATCGCATGCGGCAATTGTGAGACTCAGTGCTAGCCTCAGAACACTTGCCCTTGCATGCATGAAGATGGCCAATGACATAAGATGGATGGCCAGCGGCCCACGAGCAGGGCTTGGAGAACTGATATTGCCAGCAAATGAACCGGGGTCATCTATCATGCCCGGGAAGGTAAACCCGACTCAGTCTGAGTCACTGATTCAAGTCTGCCTGAGGGTAATCGGTAACGATGAGACCATTGCGCTCGCGGAGGGATTCGGCAGTGTGCTCGACCTGAACGTCACAAAGCCGCTGATGGCATCAGTCATACTCGAGTCCATCAGATTGATGTCCAGTGGCATAGAGTCGTTCGTGACCCATTGCCTCGAAGGCATCAGGCCGAATACGGACCGGATTAGCAGACAGCTGCAAGAGGGCCTAATGGTTGTCACGAGACTGGCTCCGCTGATAGGCTACGACCGAGCAGCTGAAGTTGCAAGGGCAGCACAGGAGTCAGGCCGAAGTATCAAACAGACAGTCATGGAGATGGGCATAATGATAGATCAAGACCTCGATGAGCTTCTCGACCCGTCGAAGATGGTGTAG
- a CDS encoding FAD-dependent oxidoreductase: MTLRHEVVIVGAGLAGLRTAIELAENCDTAVLSKVHPLRSHSVAAQGGVNAALSESDSWQDHAFDTVKGSDYLADQDVVEILAKLAPMAVIENERWGTAFSRTEDGRIAQRPFGGAMYPRTCYAADRTGHNLLHTTFEQALRLGVKFYNEWFATSIVRGPDRVRGLTALNIATGEVHGISAKAVVIATGGFGRIYGNSTNALINTGDGCALALRAGVGLKDMEFVQFHPTTLFGSNILITEGARGEGGLLFNRDGERFMSRYAPEKMELAPRDIVARAIRREIDEGRGFEGGYVHLDLRHLGRDRILERLPGIREICMEFAGVDPIEEPIPVVPGQHYSMGGIDCNKNGETSLPGLYAVGEAACMSLHGANRLGGNSLVETLVFGRVVGKAVLDYIKRTGDPADQDMEEEAFRVRHELQAMLMSGTDYLPAAIREELNRTMDTNVGVFRSRESLEKALTRVRDLRQQFKKIDLGRSDKRYNYAMVRALELQNMLDLAEPIIMGALAREESRGAHWRVDYPRRDDSRFLKHTVVTLARDGLKLHYADVHLGMFEVKERTY; this comes from the coding sequence ATGACCCTAAGACACGAAGTGGTGATTGTCGGAGCCGGACTGGCCGGTCTCAGAACAGCCATCGAACTGGCCGAGAACTGTGACACTGCCGTCCTGTCAAAGGTTCATCCGCTGCGCTCTCACTCGGTGGCTGCTCAGGGCGGCGTGAACGCGGCTCTCAGTGAGAGCGACTCCTGGCAGGATCACGCCTTCGACACTGTGAAGGGCTCTGACTACCTTGCCGACCAAGACGTCGTGGAGATTCTGGCCAAGCTGGCTCCGATGGCAGTCATCGAGAACGAGAGGTGGGGTACTGCGTTCTCCAGGACAGAAGACGGCAGAATCGCACAGAGACCATTTGGAGGCGCGATGTATCCTCGGACATGCTACGCGGCGGACAGGACTGGTCACAATCTCCTGCATACCACGTTTGAGCAGGCACTCCGACTGGGGGTCAAGTTCTATAACGAGTGGTTCGCGACATCCATTGTGAGGGGTCCAGACAGAGTCCGGGGGCTGACGGCGTTGAACATTGCCACAGGAGAGGTCCACGGCATCTCAGCAAAGGCAGTGGTGATAGCAACCGGGGGCTTCGGACGTATCTATGGCAACTCCACCAACGCTCTGATAAACACGGGCGACGGGTGTGCCCTTGCTCTCAGGGCGGGAGTGGGACTGAAGGACATGGAGTTTGTTCAGTTCCACCCCACCACGCTATTCGGTTCGAACATACTCATCACCGAGGGTGCACGCGGCGAGGGAGGGCTGCTGTTCAACAGGGATGGAGAACGGTTCATGAGCAGGTATGCTCCAGAGAAGATGGAGCTGGCACCCAGGGACATCGTGGCCAGAGCCATCCGCAGGGAGATTGACGAGGGGAGAGGCTTTGAAGGAGGTTATGTCCACTTGGACCTGCGTCATCTCGGTCGCGACAGAATACTGGAGCGACTGCCCGGCATCAGGGAGATCTGCATGGAGTTTGCAGGGGTGGACCCGATAGAGGAGCCAATACCTGTTGTGCCCGGACAGCACTACTCGATGGGCGGCATCGACTGCAACAAGAACGGTGAGACCTCTCTCCCGGGTCTATACGCAGTGGGGGAGGCAGCTTGCATGAGTCTTCATGGTGCTAACCGCCTAGGGGGCAACTCACTGGTCGAGACTCTTGTCTTCGGTCGTGTCGTAGGCAAGGCTGTACTGGACTACATCAAGCGGACAGGAGACCCGGCCGATCAGGACATGGAAGAAGAGGCTTTCAGAGTAAGACACGAGCTCCAAGCCATGCTCATGAGCGGGACGGACTATCTTCCTGCTGCAATCAGAGAGGAACTGAACAGAACAATGGACACGAACGTGGGTGTCTTCAGAAGCAGAGAGTCCCTCGAAAAGGCGTTGACAAGGGTGAGGGACCTCAGACAGCAGTTCAAGAAGATTGACTTGGGCCGAAGTGACAAGAGATACAATTACGCAATGGTCAGAGCGCTAGAACTGCAGAACATGCTGGACCTTGCAGAGCCAATCATCATGGGAGCTCTGGCAAGAGAGGAGAGCCGAGGAGCCCACTGGCGAGTTGACTACCCCAGACGTGACGACTCGAGGTTTCTCAAGCACACTGTCGTAACACTCGCGAGAGATGGGCTGAAGCTACACTATGCCGATGTCCATCTGGGTATGTTTGAAGTCAAGGAGAGGACCTACTGA
- a CDS encoding succinate dehydrogenase/fumarate reductase iron-sulfur subunit: MLFRVARSRDGGNITHFDLYKVEVTRGMTVLDALFQIQDKMDPSLAFRYSCRGAVCGSCALLVNKEPRLACRTQVSALPAASLKLKQFTALEYRPRGWRPDKEVLIEPLPNLPVMKDLVVDMSRFYSALEELMLWTEPTEGEGPREQSPADRQRIDRYVNCIMCAICYGSCPVNAERPDYVGPAALAKAWRFYEDSRLTERGRYLTAASAANGTPLCNLVMNCVRACPKGVAPGGAIRRLKEQGTSP; this comes from the coding sequence ATGCTGTTCCGAGTAGCTAGAAGTAGAGATGGTGGCAACATCACCCATTTCGACTTGTACAAGGTTGAGGTCACACGCGGCATGACTGTGCTCGATGCTCTCTTCCAGATCCAGGACAAGATGGACCCCTCCCTCGCGTTCAGGTACTCGTGCCGAGGTGCAGTATGCGGCAGCTGTGCGCTGCTTGTGAACAAGGAGCCTAGGCTTGCATGCAGGACTCAAGTCAGTGCGCTGCCGGCCGCAAGCCTGAAGCTCAAACAGTTCACAGCTCTGGAGTATCGTCCGAGAGGATGGAGACCCGACAAGGAGGTACTCATCGAACCACTTCCCAATCTTCCTGTGATGAAAGACCTGGTGGTCGATATGTCGAGGTTCTACAGCGCACTGGAAGAGCTGATGCTGTGGACAGAGCCCACAGAGGGAGAAGGACCCCGAGAGCAGAGCCCTGCTGACAGACAGAGGATTGACAGATATGTGAACTGCATAATGTGTGCCATCTGCTATGGCTCCTGTCCTGTGAATGCGGAGAGGCCGGACTACGTGGGACCTGCAGCTCTCGCAAAGGCATGGAGGTTCTATGAGGACTCAAGACTGACTGAGAGAGGGAGGTATCTGACGGCGGCCTCTGCAGCAAACGGGACACCACTCTGCAACCTTGTAATGAACTGCGTCAGAGCATGTCCCAAGGGAGTAGCACCGGGCGGGGCCATAAGAAGACTCAAAGAGCAGGGTACCTCACCGTGA
- a CDS encoding site-specific DNA-methyltransferase, with protein sequence MEPRRSLLVQGDCLDVMRALEDRLCQSLRMIYIDPPFFSGTDYTLKKKGSGSQTAAPSLEDIRTYSDKWTGGLQGYLDYFRPRLLMMRSLLRPDGCIWVHLDWHICHYMKVLLDETFGYGCFVNEIIWKRTNSPKGQSNAFGSQHDVILLYARDRRKFVLRPVFRDHDERSLVPYSYRDERGLFRLIEIEAQGIQRSQDRRQFEWRGRTAPYLYSAQTLDRWADEGLIYRSRNGRYSKKQYLSDSDGVPVSDLWMDIPPLQGSSSEYLGFVTQKPEPLLSRMISCATDEGDLVADFFCGSGTTAVVAERLHRRWIACDISETAIELTVRRLREFARCEYALERINERSQSDDTRDDLSSYSQVDSVRPTR encoded by the coding sequence ATGGAGCCCCGGCGAAGTCTGTTGGTGCAGGGCGACTGCCTAGACGTGATGAGAGCGTTGGAGGACCGGCTTTGTCAGAGCCTGCGAATGATATACATAGACCCTCCCTTCTTCTCCGGAACCGACTACACACTCAAGAAGAAGGGGAGCGGCAGTCAGACAGCCGCGCCGTCTCTTGAAGACATTCGTACTTACAGCGACAAGTGGACTGGTGGCCTTCAGGGCTACCTCGACTACTTTCGACCTCGTCTCTTGATGATGCGCAGTCTACTTCGTCCCGACGGATGCATCTGGGTGCACCTTGACTGGCACATCTGCCACTACATGAAAGTCCTGCTTGACGAGACCTTTGGTTATGGCTGTTTTGTCAACGAGATCATCTGGAAGCGAACGAACAGCCCTAAGGGTCAAAGCAACGCCTTTGGAAGCCAACACGATGTCATACTCCTCTACGCAAGAGACCGACGCAAGTTCGTTCTGAGACCTGTCTTCAGAGACCATGACGAACGCTCCCTTGTCCCCTACTCATACAGGGATGAACGAGGTCTCTTCAGACTCATTGAGATTGAGGCGCAGGGCATTCAGAGGTCTCAGGACCGCAGGCAGTTCGAATGGAGAGGTCGTACTGCACCGTATCTCTACAGTGCACAGACGCTGGACAGATGGGCGGATGAAGGGCTGATCTATCGAAGCCGTAATGGGAGATACTCGAAGAAACAGTACCTGTCTGATAGTGATGGCGTACCCGTCTCAGACCTCTGGATGGATATCCCTCCGTTACAGGGCTCTTCATCCGAGTACCTTGGCTTTGTCACTCAGAAGCCCGAGCCGCTCCTGTCAAGGATGATTTCGTGCGCCACGGACGAGGGGGACTTGGTAGCAGACTTCTTCTGCGGCTCGGGAACCACTGCTGTTGTGGCAGAACGACTGCATCGACGCTGGATTGCCTGCGACATATCCGAGACCGCAATTGAGCTGACAGTACGACGCCTGCGCGAGTTTGCAAGATGCGAATACGCACTTGAACGAATCAACGAACGATCCCAGTCGGATGATACTAGGGATGACCTCTCGTCATACAGTCAGGTCGACTCTGTGCGACCAACCAGATGA